TTGGCATTGAGGGATGTGGCAACGGGGATAGAAAGCTTCTCGGCAAGGGCGATGAGTTCGGCGCTGGCATCGGATGTGGTCACACCGCCACCGGCCATGATGATCGGCTTTTTGGCTTGTGTGAGCAACTTGAGGGCTTCGGTGATCAATTCGGGTTCGGCAGTCGGGCGAAAAGGTGGAATCTGGGAAAAGGCAGATTCGATGACGACTTCAAAATCGGCTTCGGCTTCAACGACGACTTGACCGGCAAGACCTTGTAGATCGAGATGTACGGGACCGGGGGTGCCTGTGGTGGCTGATCGAAAAGCCTGCCGCAAATACACGGGCAGCAGATCGACGGCGTGGATATCAGCGGTGTATTTTGTAACTGCATCAAACGGGTTTCGGTGATCGACTTCCTGATAGGCATGGCGGAGCTGATTGACATGGCTTTCTTTGCCTGTGATTGCGATAACAGGCGAGCAGGCAAGATAGGCGTCTTGAAGACCGGCAGCGAGGTTAACGGCACCAACGGATTGGGCCATACAAAGACCTGGACCGCGTCTGACGCGCGCATACGCATCGGCCATGTACGCGGCGGCTTTTTCTCCGTGGGTTTGCACGCGTTTCATGCCGAGATTTTCCATTTCCATCAATGCTCGGGGCGCGATGTAGGGCATAAAAAAGACGGTGTCTATTCCGTGGCCATGCACGGTTTCTGCGAGAAATCGTGCACCTGTCATTTGGGGCATTGGGGTCTCCTTTTATGGTCTTCTGCTGGTGATGGGACGCAGAACTTTGACGTTGGTATCGATGGTGATTTTTTTCCGCTCTTGAATGGCTTTTTGGCCGATTTCCCAGACTTTGCCCATTTCGGGATCATCGGGTTGTGCGATGGTGCCGACATTGCTGTGATGGCCTTCCCAATGATACAGGCTGTCGTACCGCGTCATCATGTAGATGCGTTCTTCGGGTGCTGATTTGGTTATCCATTGGCCAATGGGGCGCACACCTTCGCCTCGGGTGACCCAGGGCCACCACTGATTTTCTGATAAGTCGACAAAACGCGAAACGTCGGCGGGCGCGACTTTAAATGAGCGCAGAGTATAAATGCCAGGCTCTTTTTCGGGGGCGTCGCTATCGGGCTGTCTTTGCGTGAGGGGCAAGAGGGAAATACATTCGGTTTCGTGTACGAGTGCGGCACGTCCACTGCCTTCATTGGCGAGATTGTCCCAGTTTCGGGTTTCTTCCCAATGACCATGGCTGTCGTATCGCGTCATGAGAAAGATGCGTTCGGGGCCACCTATGGCAACGACCCAGAGGCCGAGTGCACGCGCTCCTTTTTTTTCGATGGCTGGCCAGATCTGTTCTTCGCTAAAGCGAACAAATTCGGCGTAGTCTTTGCGGTGAACGTGAAATGTGCGGATGGTATAGATCATTCAATCCTCGTTTCTCGTCATAGGTTACAGACATAAGAATCTTTGGGACCTGTTGATTCTGTGTTCATGTTTTGCGTGCTCCTATTGACTACTCATCAGTTCTTCAAGCAGGGTATTTTGATC
Above is a window of Gemmatimonadota bacterium DNA encoding:
- a CDS encoding thiamine pyrophosphate-binding protein, with product MPQMTGARFLAETVHGHGIDTVFFMPYIAPRALMEMENLGMKRVQTHGEKAAAYMADAYARVRRGPGLCMAQSVGAVNLAAGLQDAYLACSPVIAITGKESHVNQLRHAYQEVDHRNPFDAVTKYTADIHAVDLLPVYLRQAFRSATTGTPGPVHLDLQGLAGQVVVEAEADFEVVIESAFSQIPPFRPTAEPELITEALKLLTQAKKPIIMAGGGVTTSDASAELIALAEKLSIPVATSLNA
- a CDS encoding NIPSNAP family protein — encoded protein: MIYTIRTFHVHRKDYAEFVRFSEEQIWPAIEKKGARALGLWVVAIGGPERIFLMTRYDSHGHWEETRNWDNLANEGSGRAALVHETECISLLPLTQRQPDSDAPEKEPGIYTLRSFKVAPADVSRFVDLSENQWWPWVTRGEGVRPIGQWITKSAPEERIYMMTRYDSLYHWEGHHSNVGTIAQPDDPEMGKVWEIGQKAIQERKKITIDTNVKVLRPITSRRP